One Qipengyuania aurantiaca genomic region harbors:
- a CDS encoding MFS transporter codes for MTTASRLTATQEYSLAFAAAVVTANAYYIHPIIGDVAAHFGVSEARIGLVPALNQIALAVGILLLLPLGDRYSNRRLTILFASGQTISLAIMTLAQSFVGFTAGSTLLGFFTIAPYLLPAYASKRVAPERLGHVTALLTAGVILGILIARVGAGWVAEHYGWRLVYWIATGLMLAVTLALPRLMEGGERDRGGESYWALVFSVFALARRHREVLLSGAIQALNFAQFIALWLALALYLTAPPLGYGTDVVGYLAAIAAVSILSTPRLGRWADRIGARRARFVFACIQLVGIALFWPLGGSLWGIIIPLVIVNLVGPGIDVTGRMTFLSLEPDLRTRLTTVYIVLMFIGGGIGSIGGTAVYGRFGWAGVCIALTASSALLTVLCWVAAKKGK; via the coding sequence GTGACCACAGCCTCGCGGCTGACCGCGACACAGGAATACTCGCTCGCCTTCGCCGCCGCGGTGGTGACCGCGAACGCCTATTACATCCACCCGATCATCGGAGACGTAGCGGCGCATTTCGGGGTCAGCGAGGCGCGGATCGGGCTGGTCCCGGCGCTGAACCAGATTGCGCTGGCCGTTGGGATCCTCTTGCTCCTGCCGCTGGGGGACCGTTATTCGAACCGCCGCCTGACGATCCTTTTCGCAAGCGGGCAGACCATTTCGCTGGCCATCATGACACTCGCCCAGAGCTTCGTCGGCTTTACGGCGGGCTCGACGCTGCTCGGCTTCTTCACCATCGCGCCCTACCTCCTTCCCGCCTACGCCTCGAAGCGGGTCGCGCCGGAGCGGCTTGGCCATGTCACCGCCCTGCTGACCGCCGGAGTAATTCTCGGCATCCTTATCGCACGGGTCGGTGCCGGCTGGGTGGCCGAGCATTACGGCTGGCGCCTAGTCTATTGGATTGCCACCGGACTGATGCTCGCCGTCACCCTCGCCCTGCCCCGGCTGATGGAAGGCGGCGAGCGGGACCGCGGCGGCGAGAGCTACTGGGCGCTTGTCTTCTCGGTATTTGCCTTGGCGCGCCGCCATCGCGAAGTCCTGCTGTCCGGCGCGATTCAGGCACTGAATTTCGCACAGTTCATCGCCCTGTGGCTGGCGTTGGCGCTTTACCTGACGGCCCCGCCACTCGGTTACGGGACGGACGTCGTCGGCTATCTTGCCGCCATTGCGGCGGTGAGCATTCTGTCCACCCCGCGCCTCGGCCGCTGGGCCGACCGGATCGGCGCCCGGCGCGCGCGCTTCGTTTTCGCCTGCATCCAGCTTGTGGGCATCGCGCTCTTCTGGCCGCTCGGCGGATCGCTCTGGGGGATAATCATCCCCCTCGTCATCGTAAACCTCGTCGGACCCGGGATCGACGTGACCGGTCGCATGACGTTCCTCTCGCTCGAGCCTGATCTCAGGACCCGTCTGACAACGGTCTATATCGTCCTGATGTTCATCGGCGGCGGCATCGGCAGCATCGGGGGAACGGCGGTCTACGGCAGATTCGGCTGGGCCGGTGTCTGCATCGCGCTCACGGCCTCTTCGGCATTGCTGACCGTGCTGTGCTGGGTGGCTGCCAAGAAGGGGAAGTAG
- a CDS encoding CTP synthase, with the protein MARYIFITGGVVSSLGKGLMAASLAALLQARGYKVRIRKFDPYLNVDPGTMSPYQHGEVYVTDDGAETDLDLGHYERFTGVSAHQGDNITSGRVYQQIIAKERRGDYLGATVQVVPHVTDAIKEFALAGQDDHDFILCEIGGTVGDIESLPFMEAIRQLRNELEPMQSLSVHVTLVPYIAAAGELKTKPTQHSVRELASLGIKPDVLLCRAEHPIPDGERQKIANFCNVRKEAVIPALDAPSIYSVPLQYHAEGLDTEVLRGFGITDAPEPDLSRWYDVVDRHSNPEGEVTIGVVGKYVGLQDAYKSLNEALVHGGMAHRVKVNIKWIDAEVFEQSDADIAAQLEPMHGILVPGGFGERGSEGKIASVRFARERKVPFLGICLGMQMACVEGARNAGFDKASSTEFGSTEEPVVGIITEWMTEEGLQTREAGGDLGGTMRLGAYDAKLAANSHVSSIYGGQTDISERHRHRYEVNGKYIEPLEKQGLIFSGMSPDGLLPEIVERPDHPWFVGVQFHPELKSKPFDPHPLFAGFIGAALEQARLV; encoded by the coding sequence ATGGCGCGGTATATTTTCATCACCGGCGGCGTGGTCTCCTCGCTTGGCAAAGGTCTCATGGCAGCATCGCTCGCTGCCCTCCTCCAGGCGCGTGGCTACAAGGTCCGCATTCGTAAGTTCGACCCCTACCTCAATGTCGATCCGGGCACGATGTCCCCGTATCAGCACGGCGAGGTCTATGTGACTGACGACGGGGCGGAAACCGACCTCGATCTCGGCCATTACGAGCGCTTCACCGGCGTCTCGGCGCACCAAGGCGACAACATTACCAGCGGCCGGGTTTACCAGCAGATCATCGCCAAGGAACGCCGCGGCGACTATCTCGGAGCGACCGTGCAGGTGGTCCCGCACGTGACCGACGCGATCAAGGAATTCGCGCTCGCCGGCCAGGACGATCACGATTTCATCCTGTGCGAAATCGGCGGCACGGTGGGCGACATCGAGAGCCTGCCCTTCATGGAAGCCATCCGCCAACTGAGGAACGAGCTCGAGCCGATGCAGTCGCTCAGCGTCCACGTTACGCTGGTGCCCTACATTGCTGCGGCAGGCGAACTGAAGACCAAGCCGACGCAGCACTCGGTACGCGAATTGGCCAGCCTCGGCATCAAGCCCGATGTGCTGCTGTGCCGCGCCGAACACCCCATTCCCGATGGCGAGCGTCAGAAGATCGCCAACTTCTGCAACGTGCGCAAGGAAGCCGTCATTCCTGCGCTCGACGCACCCTCCATCTATTCGGTCCCGCTGCAGTACCACGCGGAAGGACTCGACACCGAGGTCCTGCGCGGCTTCGGCATCACCGATGCGCCCGAACCGGACCTCTCGCGCTGGTACGATGTGGTCGACCGCCACTCGAACCCCGAAGGCGAGGTCACCATCGGCGTCGTCGGCAAGTATGTCGGCCTGCAGGACGCCTACAAGTCGCTCAACGAAGCGCTTGTTCACGGCGGCATGGCGCACCGCGTCAAGGTCAACATCAAGTGGATCGACGCCGAGGTCTTCGAGCAGAGCGATGCGGATATCGCCGCCCAGCTCGAACCGATGCACGGCATCCTCGTCCCCGGCGGGTTCGGCGAGCGTGGCAGCGAGGGCAAGATCGCCAGCGTGCGCTTCGCTCGCGAACGCAAGGTGCCCTTCCTCGGCATCTGTCTCGGCATGCAGATGGCCTGCGTCGAAGGCGCGCGCAACGCCGGCTTCGACAAGGCGAGCTCGACCGAGTTCGGCAGCACCGAAGAACCGGTGGTCGGCATCATCACCGAATGGATGACCGAAGAAGGTCTCCAGACCCGCGAAGCGGGCGGGGATCTTGGCGGGACCATGCGCCTCGGCGCGTATGACGCGAAGCTCGCGGCAAACAGCCATGTTTCGTCGATCTACGGCGGCCAGACCGACATCTCCGAACGCCATCGCCATCGCTACGAGGTGAACGGCAAATATATCGAGCCGCTCGAGAAGCAGGGCCTGATTTTCTCTGGCATGTCGCCCGATGGATTGCTGCCCGAGATCGTCGAGCGCCCCGACCATCCTTGGTTCGTGGGCGTGCAGTTCCACCCCGAACTGAAGTCCAAACCGTTCGACCCGCACCCCCTGTTTGCAGGCTTTATTGGAGCGGCACTCGAACAGGCGCGCCTCGTCTGA
- a CDS encoding haloalkane dehalogenase: MDILRTPAERFDDIPDYPFAENWFEVDLGNGQTARQHYVDEGDKGAPPVLLFHGEPSWSFLYRKMIPILVDAGFRVLAPDLIGFGKSDKPDDIAFFTYELHVDWLKQWRNAVEPRPAALFCQDWGGLLGLRMVAHDPDLFDCVVASNTFLPAGGTPSQAFLAWREFARSSPDFRIGPLLDRATQTPLTEAEIAAYDAPFPDEPSKAAARAFPSLVPVEDGMPGVAENKAAWPALAAFDKPFLTLFGDEDPITKGSEKFLIDRIEGAAGLDHRTLSPCGHFCQEDQPEALAQGVIDMARKAGHLA, translated from the coding sequence ATGGACATCCTTCGCACACCGGCAGAGCGCTTTGACGACATTCCCGACTATCCCTTCGCGGAGAACTGGTTCGAGGTCGACCTCGGCAACGGGCAGACAGCACGCCAGCACTATGTCGACGAAGGGGACAAGGGCGCCCCGCCCGTCCTTCTGTTCCATGGCGAGCCGAGCTGGTCCTTCCTCTATCGCAAGATGATCCCGATCTTGGTCGACGCGGGGTTCCGCGTGCTCGCGCCCGACCTCATCGGTTTCGGCAAGAGCGACAAGCCCGACGACATCGCTTTCTTCACCTACGAGCTTCATGTCGACTGGCTCAAGCAATGGCGCAACGCGGTCGAACCGCGTCCTGCGGCGCTGTTCTGCCAGGACTGGGGCGGCTTGCTGGGCCTGCGCATGGTGGCGCACGATCCCGACCTCTTCGACTGCGTCGTCGCCAGCAACACCTTCCTGCCCGCAGGCGGCACGCCCTCACAGGCCTTCCTCGCCTGGCGCGAGTTTGCGCGCTCTTCGCCCGATTTCCGCATCGGTCCGCTGCTCGACCGCGCTACCCAGACGCCGCTGACCGAGGCCGAAATCGCCGCTTATGACGCGCCCTTTCCTGACGAGCCATCGAAGGCCGCAGCGCGCGCCTTCCCTTCGCTCGTTCCCGTCGAGGATGGCATGCCGGGCGTGGCCGAGAACAAGGCCGCCTGGCCCGCGCTCGCCGCGTTCGACAAGCCGTTCCTCACGCTTTTTGGCGACGAGGACCCGATCACCAAGGGCAGCGAGAAATTCCTGATCGACCGGATCGAAGGCGCCGCCGGGCTCGACCATCGCACACTCAGCCCCTGCGGCCATTTCTGCCAAGAAGACCAGCCCGAAGCGCTGGCACAGGGTGTGATCGACATGGCGCGCAAGGCAGGCCACCTCGCGTGA
- the grxC gene encoding glutaredoxin 3 yields MSQPHIDIYTKFGCGYCFRAKRLLDEKGADYHEHDITMGGPMREEMLERAPEARTVPQIFIGDTYVGGSDELAALERAGKLDALLAG; encoded by the coding sequence ATGAGCCAGCCTCATATCGACATCTACACCAAGTTCGGCTGCGGCTATTGCTTCCGCGCCAAGCGCCTGCTCGACGAGAAGGGTGCAGACTACCACGAGCACGACATCACCATGGGCGGCCCCATGCGCGAGGAGATGCTCGAGCGTGCACCAGAGGCGCGCACGGTGCCGCAGATCTTCATCGGCGACACCTATGTCGGCGGATCGGACGAGCTCGCCGCGCTGGAGCGGGCCGGCAAGCTCGACGCGCTTCTCGCAGGCTGA
- a CDS encoding peptidylprolyl isomerase has product MLTFFRNFFKTKIGLAIVLAFLGLIAFAFASMDVSNTGAFGGVAGGDSVAVVGDHKIGTAEFNQAMDDELRRARQENPEATMQTLIAEGAIDRVLDNLIDRYALLAWSEENGYRAGDNLLNSEIRTIPAARGPSGNFDEAAYAAFLRNNNLTDSMLRQQLRTSLYFRQAVFPGIYGAQLPDSIARTYARSFKERRSGSIATISAALFAPQGDPTTEQLNAFYTENRARFVRPERRTLRYTTFDSAALGDSINPTDEEIAAYYRDNAEEYAARETRSFTQLIVPTREGAEALAARVRGGESFAQAASSSGLRTTQLEGRERAQIRSSASAAVADAYFSAAEGAVTTPARSSLGWHIARVTSVNEQPQQSLADARASIVETLSEEKRQRGIAELAVSIEDRLSDGASLTSIASELSLELTTTPPITASGQFYGTPGRIPQLLAPALEFAFQIDEGEPEIGALADQETFILYEVADIEPSAAAPLAEIRDEAIAEWRRVRGDEGAEAAADRILKRVEGGASLAEAVAAEEKAISAPQQVNFSREELARMGNNSVPAPVALMFGMAQGTAKKLEGSRDQGWYVVDLDTITLEELEENDPLIGQAKNQVAQAWSNEYGTQLIAAMRASLGVERNEEAIAAVRRRLLGEAN; this is encoded by the coding sequence ATGCTCACCTTTTTCCGGAATTTCTTCAAAACGAAGATCGGTCTGGCGATCGTCCTCGCCTTCCTCGGCCTGATCGCCTTTGCCTTTGCCAGCATGGACGTCTCCAACACCGGCGCGTTCGGCGGCGTTGCCGGCGGAGACAGCGTGGCCGTTGTCGGCGATCACAAGATCGGCACGGCGGAATTCAACCAGGCGATGGATGACGAACTGCGCCGCGCGCGTCAGGAAAACCCCGAAGCCACGATGCAGACCCTGATTGCCGAAGGCGCCATCGATCGCGTGCTCGACAATCTGATCGACCGCTACGCGCTTCTCGCATGGTCCGAAGAGAACGGCTATCGCGCCGGTGACAATCTTTTGAACAGCGAAATCCGCACCATTCCGGCTGCACGAGGGCCTAGTGGGAATTTCGACGAGGCCGCCTATGCCGCTTTCCTGCGCAACAACAATCTGACCGACAGCATGCTGCGCCAGCAGCTGCGTACCTCGCTCTATTTCCGCCAAGCCGTCTTTCCCGGCATCTATGGCGCCCAGCTGCCGGATTCGATCGCGCGGACATACGCGCGAAGCTTCAAGGAACGCCGTTCGGGGTCGATCGCCACCATCTCGGCAGCTCTCTTTGCTCCGCAGGGCGATCCGACTACCGAACAGCTCAACGCCTTCTACACGGAAAATCGCGCACGTTTCGTTCGTCCGGAACGCCGCACCTTGCGCTATACCACCTTCGACAGCGCGGCGCTGGGTGACAGCATCAATCCCACCGATGAAGAGATCGCCGCCTACTACCGCGACAACGCGGAGGAATATGCAGCGCGGGAAACCCGCAGCTTTACCCAGCTGATCGTCCCCACGCGCGAAGGCGCCGAAGCGCTTGCCGCACGTGTCCGTGGCGGCGAGAGCTTTGCCCAGGCAGCCAGCAGCTCCGGCTTGCGCACGACGCAGCTTGAAGGCCGCGAACGCGCGCAAATCCGCTCTTCTGCTTCGGCCGCAGTCGCCGACGCCTATTTCTCCGCGGCCGAGGGCGCGGTCACGACGCCGGCGCGCAGCTCGCTCGGCTGGCATATCGCCCGCGTCACCTCGGTGAACGAGCAACCGCAGCAGTCGCTTGCCGATGCGCGCGCATCGATCGTAGAAACGCTGAGCGAAGAAAAGCGCCAGCGTGGCATCGCCGAACTCGCCGTCAGCATCGAAGACCGCCTTTCGGACGGCGCTTCGCTTACCTCGATCGCATCGGAGCTGAGTCTCGAACTGACGACGACCCCGCCGATCACCGCCTCGGGCCAGTTCTATGGTACGCCTGGCCGCATTCCCCAGCTGCTCGCCCCCGCTCTGGAGTTCGCGTTCCAGATTGACGAAGGCGAGCCCGAAATCGGGGCGCTGGCCGATCAGGAAACCTTCATCCTCTACGAGGTGGCGGACATCGAACCTTCCGCGGCGGCTCCGCTGGCAGAAATTCGCGACGAGGCCATCGCCGAATGGCGTCGCGTGCGCGGTGACGAAGGCGCCGAAGCCGCTGCCGACCGCATTCTTAAGCGCGTGGAAGGCGGGGCCAGCCTCGCCGAGGCCGTAGCGGCCGAAGAGAAGGCGATTTCTGCCCCGCAACAGGTCAATTTCAGCCGCGAAGAGCTTGCACGGATGGGCAACAACAGTGTTCCGGCCCCGGTCGCGCTAATGTTCGGCATGGCGCAAGGCACGGCCAAGAAGCTTGAAGGCTCTCGCGATCAGGGCTGGTACGTGGTCGACCTCGACACAATCACTCTTGAAGAACTGGAAGAGAACGACCCGCTCATCGGGCAGGCGAAGAACCAGGTCGCGCAGGCGTGGAGCAATGAGTACGGCACGCAGTTGATCGCTGCCATGCGCGCTAGCCTCGGTGTCGAACGCAACGAGGAAGCGATTGCGGCCGTGCGCCGCCGCCTCCTCGGCGAAGCCAACTGA
- the secG gene encoding preprotein translocase subunit SecG, whose amino-acid sequence MFVFLTVVQAIVAAALIAVILMQRSEGGGLGIGGSPSGMLSARGAADFLTRSTKWLAVLFVALSIALAAMAVEGVGSTMIESTLDRNVTPVESDPLGGPAAPAAPAEAPAPNDDPLAE is encoded by the coding sequence ATGTTCGTCTTCCTCACCGTCGTCCAGGCGATTGTCGCAGCAGCCCTTATCGCCGTCATCCTGATGCAGCGCAGCGAAGGCGGCGGTCTCGGGATCGGCGGCAGCCCCAGCGGGATGCTGAGCGCACGCGGCGCGGCAGACTTCCTGACCCGTTCGACCAAGTGGCTGGCCGTGCTGTTCGTGGCGCTTTCGATCGCGCTGGCTGCCATGGCGGTGGAAGGCGTAGGCTCGACCATGATCGAATCGACGCTTGATCGCAACGTTACCCCGGTGGAAAGCGATCCGCTCGGCGGCCCGGCGGCTCCCGCAGCTCCTGCAGAAGCGCCCGCACCCAACGACGACCCGCTCGCCGAATAA
- the tpiA gene encoding triose-phosphate isomerase, whose amino-acid sequence MAERPYIVGNWKMNGTRAMLSEARAIDRAAQRYMKAEVAVAPPYTLIHAVHREAEQIGIGAQDCHAGEDGAHTGDISASMVADAGAKFVILGHSERRADHRETNKQINAKIESALEAGLRIILCCGETLKTRDEGDAVDFVLKQLKASLPKIEDAAERLTVAYEPVWAIGTGKTATPKDIEEMHKAIRGLLDETYGEETSAQVRILYGGSVKPDNAKEILSLPEVGGALVGGASLSAESFLGIVVAASETEEA is encoded by the coding sequence ATGGCCGAACGGCCCTACATCGTTGGCAATTGGAAGATGAACGGCACGCGCGCCATGCTGTCGGAAGCGCGCGCGATCGACCGTGCGGCGCAGCGTTACATGAAGGCCGAAGTGGCCGTGGCGCCTCCTTACACGTTGATCCACGCTGTCCACCGCGAAGCCGAGCAGATCGGCATTGGCGCTCAGGATTGCCATGCCGGTGAAGACGGCGCGCATACCGGTGACATCTCCGCCAGCATGGTTGCCGACGCCGGCGCCAAGTTCGTCATCCTCGGCCATAGCGAGCGCCGCGCGGACCACCGCGAGACCAACAAGCAAATCAACGCCAAGATCGAAAGCGCGCTCGAAGCTGGCCTGCGCATCATCCTGTGCTGCGGCGAGACGTTGAAGACCCGCGACGAAGGCGATGCGGTCGACTTCGTGCTGAAGCAGCTCAAGGCGAGCCTGCCCAAGATCGAAGACGCCGCCGAGCGATTGACGGTGGCTTATGAGCCCGTCTGGGCCATCGGCACCGGCAAGACTGCGACGCCCAAGGACATTGAAGAGATGCACAAGGCGATTCGCGGCCTTCTCGACGAGACCTATGGAGAGGAGACCTCCGCCCAGGTGCGCATCCTTTACGGCGGTTCGGTCAAGCCCGATAACGCGAAGGAAATCCTCTCGCTTCCCGAAGTCGGCGGCGCGCTCGTCGGCGGGGCAAGCCTTTCGGCGGAAAGCTTCCTCGGCATCGTGGTCGCCGCGTCGGAAACCGAAGAGGCCTGA
- a CDS encoding DUF1178 family protein codes for MIVYDLHCDDGHRFEGWFGSSADYDSQRARGLVDCPECGSKTVGKAPMAPAVPAKGNTVEAKVPTAKETQLSNAPMPPEVEKALKQLAKAQAKALKSSTYVGEKFADEARSQHYGEKAEAPIHGKATRKEAEDLAAEGISVAPILFPIAEPDELN; via the coding sequence ATGATCGTCTACGACCTCCACTGCGACGACGGCCACCGTTTCGAAGGCTGGTTCGGCTCCTCCGCCGACTATGACAGCCAGCGGGCGCGTGGCCTTGTCGACTGCCCGGAATGCGGCAGCAAGACTGTTGGCAAGGCGCCCATGGCTCCGGCGGTTCCGGCGAAGGGCAATACGGTCGAGGCGAAAGTCCCTACTGCGAAGGAGACCCAGCTCTCCAACGCGCCCATGCCGCCCGAGGTGGAAAAGGCGCTCAAGCAGTTGGCAAAAGCGCAGGCCAAGGCGTTGAAAAGCAGTACTTATGTCGGCGAGAAGTTCGCCGACGAAGCGCGCTCGCAGCATTACGGCGAGAAGGCCGAAGCACCGATCCACGGCAAGGCCACCCGCAAGGAAGCCGAAGACCTGGCAGCAGAAGGCATTTCCGTCGCCCCAATCCTTTTCCCGATCGCCGAACCCGACGAACTCAACTGA
- the trpE gene encoding anthranilate synthase component I: MAGPLEGRAQALEALGKVRPALVWRKVVADTVTPVGAALKLIVEGRGDFLLESVEGGEVRGRYSLLGLDPDLVFRAQGDKAEINREWQRNRGAFAESDDGALAAMRSLLEECRIDVPEGLPPALACLVGFFGYETIGLVEKLPRPDQQALDVPDMLFARPTLVLVFDSLKDTLFCIAPLWPGKGEPEAQIAAAEERIDTALARLDGALERGETHPDVAQAPLPEPSPVMDEADYAAMVARAKDYITAGDIFQVVLSQRFTAPFGLPPIALYRALRRVNPSPFLYFLDLPGFAVVGSSPEILVRVRDGEVTVRPIAGTRPRGTNAEEDRAAEASLLADPKERAEHLMLLDLGRNDVGRVASSGSVTVTDSFAVERYSHVMHIVSNVVGELDPSKDAIDAMFAGFPAGTVSGAPKVRACEIIAELEPATRGPYAGGVGYFAPDGSLDSCIVLRTAVVKDGTMHVQAGAGIVADSDPAYEQRECEAKAGALFAAAREAVRLAQEPGYGQ, translated from the coding sequence TTGGCCGGCCCGCTGGAAGGTCGCGCGCAGGCCCTTGAGGCGCTGGGTAAGGTGCGCCCTGCCCTCGTCTGGAGGAAGGTTGTTGCGGATACTGTCACCCCGGTAGGAGCGGCTTTAAAGCTGATCGTCGAGGGACGAGGCGACTTCCTGCTTGAATCGGTCGAGGGTGGCGAGGTGCGCGGGCGTTACAGCCTGCTTGGCCTCGATCCGGACCTGGTGTTCCGCGCGCAGGGCGACAAGGCCGAGATCAATCGCGAGTGGCAGCGGAATCGCGGTGCCTTTGCCGAGAGCGATGATGGCGCGCTCGCGGCCATGCGGTCGCTGCTGGAGGAATGCCGGATCGATGTGCCCGAAGGCCTGCCGCCGGCGCTGGCGTGCCTTGTCGGCTTCTTCGGGTATGAGACCATCGGACTGGTGGAGAAACTGCCGCGCCCCGACCAGCAGGCTCTCGATGTCCCGGACATGCTGTTTGCACGCCCGACGCTGGTGCTGGTCTTCGACAGTTTGAAGGACACGCTCTTCTGCATCGCCCCGCTCTGGCCCGGCAAGGGCGAGCCGGAGGCGCAGATCGCCGCCGCGGAAGAACGGATCGACACCGCACTGGCGCGGCTCGACGGGGCGCTCGAACGCGGCGAGACCCACCCGGACGTCGCACAGGCGCCCCTTCCCGAACCCTCGCCAGTGATGGACGAAGCCGACTATGCGGCCATGGTCGCCCGCGCCAAGGACTATATCACGGCAGGCGACATCTTCCAGGTCGTGCTCTCGCAGCGGTTCACAGCACCTTTCGGTCTGCCACCGATTGCGCTTTATCGCGCGCTGCGCCGGGTGAATCCTTCGCCCTTCCTCTATTTCCTCGACCTGCCCGGTTTTGCCGTAGTCGGTTCAAGTCCCGAAATCCTCGTGCGCGTGCGCGATGGTGAGGTCACGGTCCGCCCGATCGCAGGCACGCGCCCCCGCGGGACCAACGCCGAGGAAGACCGCGCGGCGGAAGCCTCGCTGCTAGCCGACCCCAAGGAACGCGCGGAGCACCTGATGCTGCTCGACCTCGGGCGCAACGACGTGGGCCGGGTCGCTTCGAGCGGCAGCGTCACCGTCACCGACAGTTTCGCGGTCGAGCGATACAGCCACGTGATGCATATCGTCAGCAATGTCGTCGGTGAGCTGGACCCGTCGAAGGACGCCATCGACGCGATGTTCGCAGGCTTCCCCGCCGGCACGGTTAGCGGCGCGCCCAAGGTGCGGGCCTGTGAGATCATCGCCGAACTCGAACCGGCGACACGCGGCCCCTACGCCGGCGGCGTCGGCTATTTCGCGCCCGACGGTTCGCTCGACAGCTGCATCGTCCTGCGCACGGCCGTGGTGAAGGACGGCACGATGCATGTGCAGGCCGGCGCCGGGATAGTCGCCGACAGCGATCCCGCCTATGAACAACGCGAGTGCGAAGCCAAGGCCGGCGCGCTCTTCGCAGCAGCTCGCGAGGCAGTCCGCCTCGCCCAGGAACCCGGTTACGGACAATGA
- a CDS encoding carbon-nitrogen hydrolase family protein encodes MTRIAVLQMTTGIDPVANGNAIADAVTKAAGEGAAILFTPEMSGLLDRDRKRAAASIKREEDDRVLARVREACAKEGVWTCLGSLAIDTGEGKWANRSFVIDPAGEIMARYDKIHMFDVDLASGESWRESNAYRAGDKVVTVETPIGRLGLAVCYDLRFPALFEALGRARCDAIAIPAAFTVPTGEAHWHVLQRARAIEASAYVIAAAQVGEHEDGRRTYGHSLVVGPWGEIGLDMGGEGAGLGCAEIDTARIAEVRAQVPSLANRREIAN; translated from the coding sequence ATGACCCGCATCGCCGTCCTGCAGATGACCACGGGCATCGATCCCGTGGCCAATGGCAACGCTATCGCTGACGCCGTCACCAAGGCGGCAGGCGAGGGCGCGGCGATACTGTTCACGCCCGAAATGTCAGGCCTGCTCGACCGCGACCGGAAACGTGCTGCCGCTTCGATCAAGCGCGAGGAGGACGATCGCGTCTTGGCGCGGGTTCGCGAAGCCTGCGCGAAAGAGGGCGTCTGGACCTGCCTTGGCTCGCTCGCCATCGATACGGGCGAGGGCAAGTGGGCTAATCGGTCCTTCGTCATCGACCCTGCCGGGGAAATCATGGCGCGCTACGACAAGATCCACATGTTCGACGTCGATCTTGCCAGCGGCGAGAGCTGGCGGGAGTCCAACGCCTATCGCGCGGGAGACAAGGTGGTGACGGTCGAAACGCCGATTGGCAGATTGGGCCTGGCGGTCTGCTACGACTTGCGCTTTCCTGCGCTGTTCGAAGCGCTCGGTAGGGCGCGCTGCGACGCCATCGCGATACCGGCCGCCTTCACCGTGCCTACCGGCGAGGCGCATTGGCACGTCCTCCAGCGCGCCCGCGCGATCGAGGCGAGCGCCTATGTCATCGCCGCCGCGCAGGTGGGCGAGCATGAGGACGGGCGGCGGACATACGGCCACAGCCTCGTCGTTGGCCCTTGGGGCGAAATTGGCCTCGACATGGGAGGCGAGGGCGCAGGCCTCGGTTGCGCCGAAATCGACACCGCGCGGATCGCGGAAGTGCGCGCCCAGGTCCCGAGCCTTGCCAATCGCCGCGAAATCGCCAATTAG
- a CDS encoding Hsp20 family protein has product MNRFDTTPYRRSTVGFDRLFDLMERQARNAGGDNYPPFNIERRDEDEYRITLAVAGFRAEDLDITAQQNLLVIQGRKRDDQPEGEMLHVGIANRGFERRFDLADYVRVENADLKDGMLVIDLVREVPDAMKPKKIAIGGAKTLEIVKDDDDTAAA; this is encoded by the coding sequence ATGAACCGTTTTGACACCACCCCCTATCGCCGTTCGACCGTCGGCTTCGACCGCCTGTTCGACCTGATGGAACGCCAGGCGCGCAACGCCGGGGGCGACAATTACCCGCCGTTCAACATCGAGCGCCGCGACGAGGATGAGTACCGCATCACTCTCGCCGTCGCCGGGTTCCGTGCGGAAGACCTCGACATTACCGCCCAGCAGAACCTGCTGGTGATCCAGGGACGCAAGCGCGACGACCAGCCCGAAGGTGAGATGCTGCATGTCGGCATTGCCAACCGCGGCTTCGAGCGCCGCTTCGACCTTGCCGACTACGTTCGCGTCGAGAACGCAGACCTCAAGGACGGCATGCTCGTGATCGACCTCGTGCGCGAAGTGCCCGATGCGATGAAGCCCAAGAAGATCGCAATCGGCGGCGCGAAGACGCTGGAAATCGTCAAGGACGACGACGACACCGCCGCGGCCTGA